In a genomic window of Glycine max cultivar Williams 82 chromosome 13, Glycine_max_v4.0, whole genome shotgun sequence:
- the LOC112998750 gene encoding uncharacterized protein gives MATPGFGLAEAYMTRKIYKEKMKKIAQEEQEGEKNSNMKISTIKTGSEDKTSSGCFSWVSKQQHKKNSRISDYNETLAAANS, from the coding sequence ATGGCTACGCCAGGGTTTGGTCTCGCTGAAGCATACATGACACGGAAGATAtacaaggaaaaaatgaaaaagatagcACAAGAAGaacaagagggagagaaaaacTCCAACATGAAGATTTCTACTATCAAAACGGGTTCCGAGGATAAAACATCAAGTGGGTGTTTCTCATGGGTCTCCAAACAGCAACACAAGAAAAATTCTCGAATTTCAGATTACAACGAAACCCTAGCTGCTGCCAATTCATGA
- the LOC100500309 gene encoding uncharacterized protein LOC100500309, whose amino-acid sequence MATLGYGFAEAYVTRKLYKEKMKKRAQEEEGEKNTNMKISTTKTGSKEQTSSGCFSWVSNHQQRKISRISDYNDDTESANS is encoded by the coding sequence ATGGCAACGCTAGGATATGGTTTCGCTGAAGCATACGTAACGAGGAAGCTCtacaaggaaaaaatgaaaaagagagcaCAAGaagaagagggagagaaaaacACCAACATGAAGATTTCAACAACCAAAACGGGTTCGAAGGAACAAACATCAAGTGGATGTTTCTCATGGGTCTCCAATCACCAGCAAAGGAAAATTTCTCGGATTTCAGATTACAATGACGACACTGAATCTGCCAATTCCTGA
- the LOC100787256 gene encoding F-box/kelch-repeat protein At1g22040, which produces MGSLFSMANTKANQSESSEISPNETSKRQRMSPASVEECPRLIPNLPDELSLQIIARLPRICYYHVRLVSRKWKATITSSELYKVRKELGTTEEWLYLLVRIGQNKLLWHALDPRSRIWQRLPIMPSVVDEEDSQKGSSGLWMWNMVKGIRIAEIIRGLLGQKDALDDMPFCGCAFGAVDGCLYVLGGFSKSSTMKCVWRFDPIQNAWKKVNSMSTGRAYCKTGILNNKLYVVGGVSQAGLIPLQSAEVYDPFSDTWSDVPSMPFSRAGVLPTAFLADMLKPIATGLTSYKGRLYVPQSLYSWPFFVDVGGEIYDPETNSWMEMPNGMGEGWPVKQAGTKLSVVVNGELYAFDPSNSVDSGRIKVYDQGEDEWKVVIGKVPVYDFTESESPYLLAGFHGKLHFITKDANHDISVLKADHCSNVDSSPSTSAPQSPKYMEDELLRESAETHEAVWKLVASKGFEQAELINCQVIDI; this is translated from the coding sequence ATGGGTTCTTTGTTTAGTATGGCTAATACCAAGGCCAATCAAAGTGAGTCTAGTGAAATCTCTCCAAACGAGACCAGCAAGAGGCAAAGAATGTCACCTGCCTCTGTTGAAGAATGTCCAAGACTTATTCCTAATCTCCCTGATGAGTTATCCCTTCAGATTATTGCTAGACTTCCTAGAATTTGTTACTATCATGTAAGGCTGGTGTCTAGGAAGTGGAAAGCGACTATCACGAGTTCGGAATTATATAAAGTAAGAAAAGAGCTTGGAACAACTGAAGAGTGGCTATATCTGTTGGTTAGGATTGGACAAAATAAACTCTTATGGCATGCTCTAGACCCCCGTTCTCGAATATGGCAGAGACTTCCTATTATGCCTAGTGTTGTTGATGAGGAAGATTCCCAAAAGGGTTCTTCTGGGCTTTGGATGTGGAACATGGTAAAAGGTATCAGAATTGCTGAAATTATTAGAGGTCTGCTTGGACAGAAGGATGCATTGGATGACATGCCCTTTTGTGGTTGTGCTTTTGGAGCTGTTGATGGATGTCTTTATGTTCTAGGTGGATTTTCTAAATCTTCAACTATGAAATGTGTATGGCGATTTGATCCGATACAAAATGCGTGGAAGAAGGTGAATTCTATGTCTACAGGTAGGGCTTATTGTAAGACAGGAATCTTAAATAACAAGCTTTATGTTGTTGGAGGGGTTAGTCAAGCTGGATTGATTCCTCTTCAATCTGCTGAAGTTTATGACCCCTTCTCGGATACATGGTCCGATGTACCTAGTATGCCGTTCTCAAGAGCCGGAGTCCTGCCCACAGCTTTTTTGGCTGACATGTTAAAGCCTATTGCCACTGGGTTAACCTCGTACAAGGGAAGGTTATATGTTCCCCAAAGTTTGTATTCATGGCCCTTTTTTGTTGATGTTGGGGGAGAAATATATGATCCTGAAACAAATTCATGGATGGAAATGCCAAATGGAATGGGTGAAGGGTGGCCAGTTAAGCAGGCAGGAACCAAATTGAGTGTTGTAGTGAATGGTGAATTATATGCTTTTGATCCTTCAAATTCTGTGGATAGTGGAAGGATCAAGGTATATGATCAAGGAGAGGATGAATGGAAAGTTGTTATTGGAAAAGTCCCTGTATATGACTTTACCGAATCGGAGTCTCCATATCTATTAGCTGGTTTCCATGGAAAGCTTCATTTCATCACAAAAGATGCCAATCATGATATTTCTGTTCTGAAGGCTGATCACTGCAGTAATGTGGATTCTTCACCATCAACCTCAGCACCTCAATCACCCAAATACATGGAAGATGAATTGTTGCGAGAATCAGCTGAAACACATGAAGCTGTTTGGAAACTAGTTGCAAGTAAGGGTTTTGAGCAGGCTGAACTGATCAATTGCCAAGTTATTGACATCTAG
- the LOC102669450 gene encoding uncharacterized protein: MVLQNTNNITDNHKSFRYNDARNKIKAKSKTKTKMFPPYIPLLARTQNLASHMPWVLKRYYTNEGRLILKEEKMKHHEYFRAHRANGRLTLHLVNVPFDGHNEYFEEATPSNTPHDEEVHYHTNIVTSNDRFDEVEENMASC, encoded by the coding sequence ATGGTCctccaaaacacaaacaatatcACAGATAACCATAAGTCCTTCAGATACAACGAtgcaagaaacaaaatcaagGCCAAGAGCAAAACCAAAACGAAAATGTTCCCTCCCTATATACCCTTACTAGCTAGAACTCAAAACCTGGCCTCACACATGCCATGGGTGTTGAAGAGGTACTACACAAACGAGGGAAGGTTGATTCTGAAAGAGGAGAAGATGAAGCACCACGAGTACTTTCGTGCACATAGGGCCAATGGTAGACTCACATTGCACCTTGTTAACGTTCCCTTTGATGGCCATAATGAGTACTTTGAAGAAGCAACACCATCTAATACTCCACATGATGAAGAGGTTCATTATCACACTAATATTGTTACTAGTAATGATAGGTTTGATGAAGTTGAAGAGAATATGGCTAGTTGTTAA